In Halococcus salsus, one DNA window encodes the following:
- a CDS encoding NAD(P)-dependent alcohol dehydrogenase translates to MQAARLHEYTEEMEDALSIDEVDEPQAEAPDGVVVEVEGAGWCQTDNHVIEGQWAEYMPQDLPMTLGHENAGRVVEVGDDVTMVEEGDPVICHTVMTCGTCRPCRLGDDMHCEDLAFPGLSTDGGFADYLRTNERAVIPLPDGVSTVDIAPHADAGITAYHAVKRASRELNPGDHAVVIGIGGLGHIGLQCLDAMSPVTITAVDMKDEALSMADDLGAHHTIDPGNEDVASEIEAITDGVGARSVLDFVGADETTALAPEIVAAGGAHTVIGYGGHVHQPSQALVNGDFSYRGSLVGNYTELQELVALVERGDVDLRTTRYGLDEINDVAAKLEHGEIEGRAVITP, encoded by the coding sequence AGGCCCCCGACGGCGTGGTCGTCGAGGTCGAGGGCGCGGGATGGTGCCAGACCGACAACCACGTGATCGAGGGCCAGTGGGCCGAGTACATGCCCCAGGACCTCCCGATGACCCTCGGCCACGAGAACGCCGGCCGGGTCGTCGAGGTCGGCGACGACGTCACGATGGTCGAGGAAGGCGACCCGGTGATCTGTCACACCGTGATGACCTGTGGGACGTGTCGCCCCTGCCGGCTCGGCGACGACATGCACTGTGAGGACCTCGCGTTCCCCGGCCTCTCGACGGACGGCGGCTTCGCCGACTACCTCCGGACGAACGAGCGGGCGGTGATCCCGCTCCCCGACGGCGTGAGCACCGTCGACATTGCACCCCACGCCGACGCGGGTATCACGGCCTACCACGCGGTCAAGCGCGCCTCGCGCGAACTCAACCCCGGCGACCACGCCGTCGTGATCGGGATCGGCGGGCTCGGCCACATCGGGCTCCAGTGTCTCGACGCGATGAGCCCCGTCACCATCACCGCGGTCGACATGAAGGACGAGGCGCTCTCGATGGCCGACGACCTCGGCGCACACCACACGATCGACCCGGGGAACGAGGACGTCGCGAGCGAGATCGAGGCGATCACCGACGGCGTGGGCGCACGCTCGGTGCTCGACTTCGTCGGGGCGGACGAGACCACGGCACTGGCTCCCGAGATCGTCGCCGCCGGCGGCGCACACACCGTCATCGGCTACGGTGGCCACGTCCACCAACCCTCCCAGGCGCTGGTCAACGGCGACTTCAGCTATCGGGGGAGCCTCGTCGGCAACTACACCGAACTCCAGGAACTCGTCGCGCTGGTCGAGCGCGGCGACGTCGACCTCCGGACCACGCGCTACGGGCTCGACGAGATCAACGACGTCGCGGCGAAGCTCGAACACGGCGAGATCGAGGGACGGGCGGTCATCACGCCGTAA
- a CDS encoding CbiX/SirB N-terminal domain-containing protein — protein MPALVIVAHGSHLNPGSHGPAFAHADTVRESGAFAEVREAFWKEEPSFREVLRTLDSEEVYVVPLFISEGYFTEQVIPRELRLDDWDVSLWDSSGTDADTATLTAADVEKTVHYCGPAGTHPSMTDVIVQRAESVTGDPDVGEDFGLAVVGHGTDRNENSAKAVKYHADRIAEMDRFSEVKALFMDEEPEVDDVTDYFESEDVVVVPLFIADGYHTQEDIPEDMGLTDDYREGYDVPAEVDGHRIWYAGAVGTEPLMADVILERAADAGADVTEALDIVRRRTATPAAGD, from the coding sequence ATGCCGGCGCTCGTCATCGTCGCCCACGGCTCACACCTGAATCCCGGCTCGCACGGACCGGCCTTCGCCCACGCCGACACCGTCCGCGAGTCCGGCGCGTTCGCCGAGGTCCGCGAGGCGTTCTGGAAGGAGGAGCCCTCCTTCCGGGAGGTCCTCCGGACCCTCGACAGCGAGGAGGTCTACGTGGTCCCGCTGTTCATCTCGGAGGGCTACTTCACCGAACAGGTCATCCCGCGCGAACTCCGCCTCGACGACTGGGACGTCTCGCTCTGGGACTCCTCGGGGACCGATGCCGACACCGCCACCCTCACCGCCGCGGACGTCGAGAAGACCGTTCACTACTGTGGTCCGGCCGGAACCCATCCCTCGATGACCGACGTGATCGTCCAGCGCGCCGAGAGTGTAACTGGTGATCCCGACGTCGGCGAGGACTTCGGCCTCGCGGTCGTCGGCCACGGCACCGACAGGAACGAGAACTCCGCGAAAGCCGTGAAGTACCACGCCGACCGGATCGCGGAGATGGACCGGTTCAGCGAGGTGAAGGCGCTGTTCATGGACGAGGAGCCCGAGGTCGACGACGTCACCGACTACTTCGAATCGGAGGACGTGGTCGTCGTCCCGCTGTTCATCGCCGACGGCTACCACACCCAGGAGGACATCCCCGAGGACATGGGCCTCACCGACGACTACCGCGAGGGCTACGACGTTCCGGCGGAGGTCGACGGCCACCGGATCTGGTACGCGGGCGCGGTCGGCACCGAACCCCTGATGGCGGACGTGATCCTCGAACGCGCCGCCGACGCGGGAGCGGACGTCACCGAGGCGCTCGACATCGTCCGCCGACGGACCGCGACCCCGGCGGCGGGGGACTAG
- a CDS encoding DR2241 family protein — MNDSQLDALREAAADDVACDGLSVSHDGSGYAFETPGASHADLSETEFDALATENPWFVSNWEYWDGLDGATKAFLRWVERADEVGVRERYERLVAGLAREWGQLLITAGLGDDGERVYELRHTADVDVEVDDLEHHDDPLDARELATLDDDGEYRPLKTAPTLATGWVFPALDGRDLARTVEFFYPATVANWHREREGDLDVTHFRETAERQTGIYGVVDELDVEGVENLAAACCVDSQCLKRREWDEDSSTELDVPRGDGVFPCREPCSLVIAAARQWAILENEEPRTYEVELTPSERSQIETLIEAVADGRVDEVREADVGDGANRYRARYLRAKRLDDDGGFEGIRETDS, encoded by the coding sequence ATGAACGACTCCCAACTCGACGCGCTCCGCGAGGCCGCCGCCGACGACGTGGCGTGTGACGGTCTCTCGGTGAGCCACGACGGCTCGGGGTACGCCTTCGAGACGCCGGGCGCGAGTCACGCGGACCTCTCCGAGACCGAGTTCGACGCGCTCGCGACCGAGAACCCGTGGTTCGTCTCGAACTGGGAGTACTGGGACGGGCTGGACGGCGCGACGAAGGCGTTCCTCCGGTGGGTCGAACGCGCCGACGAGGTGGGGGTCCGGGAACGCTACGAGCGCCTCGTCGCCGGGCTCGCCCGCGAGTGGGGCCAGCTCCTGATCACCGCCGGGCTCGGCGACGACGGTGAGCGGGTCTACGAACTCCGGCACACCGCCGACGTCGACGTCGAGGTCGACGACCTCGAACACCACGACGACCCGCTCGACGCCCGCGAGCTGGCCACCCTCGACGACGACGGGGAGTACCGACCGCTCAAGACCGCGCCGACGCTCGCCACCGGGTGGGTCTTCCCCGCGCTCGACGGTCGCGACCTCGCCAGGACTGTGGAGTTCTTCTACCCCGCGACGGTGGCGAACTGGCACCGCGAGCGCGAGGGCGACCTCGACGTCACCCACTTCCGCGAGACCGCCGAGCGCCAGACAGGGATCTACGGCGTCGTCGACGAGCTCGACGTCGAGGGGGTCGAGAACCTCGCGGCGGCCTGCTGTGTGGATTCCCAGTGTCTCAAGCGCCGCGAGTGGGACGAGGATAGCAGTACGGAACTCGACGTGCCGCGCGGCGACGGCGTGTTCCCGTGTCGCGAGCCCTGCTCGCTCGTGATCGCCGCGGCGCGCCAGTGGGCGATCCTCGAAAACGAGGAGCCGCGAACCTACGAGGTCGAACTCACGCCGAGCGAACGGAGTCAGATCGAGACGTTGATCGAGGCGGTGGCCGACGGCCGGGTCGACGAGGTCCGCGAGGCCGACGTCGGCGACGGCGCGAACCGCTACCGGGCGCGGTACCTCCGAGCGAAACGGCTCGACGACGACGGCGGGTTCGAGGGGATCCGCGAGACGGACTCCTGA
- a CDS encoding DUF7524 family protein has product MAGESSDSTTLTVHLNRTGLHSIDVPESFASADSFVIELENHGEGTHVHLRLDEALSGVASVPSSNHYVRPGATTRIPVSVSDPGPAGGTLTIATAYGSQTETVPLTIEPNAGKRRVKIDESLIERSGSGSLASSGSVESTRSTASSTPRRTGSTGSSASARSTDGFSTPALLGAAAVVVIVGIVLLFLSDVVAVYIGALAVLVGVIAAAYLVLY; this is encoded by the coding sequence ATGGCGGGCGAATCGAGCGACTCCACGACGCTCACCGTCCACCTCAACCGCACGGGGCTCCACTCGATAGACGTCCCCGAGAGCTTCGCGAGCGCCGACTCGTTCGTGATCGAACTCGAGAACCACGGCGAGGGGACCCACGTCCACCTCCGGCTCGACGAGGCGCTCTCGGGGGTGGCTTCGGTGCCATCGAGCAACCACTACGTCCGCCCCGGCGCGACGACGCGTATCCCGGTCAGCGTCAGCGACCCCGGACCGGCCGGCGGCACGCTCACCATCGCGACCGCCTACGGCAGCCAGACCGAGACGGTCCCGCTCACCATCGAGCCCAACGCGGGCAAACGCCGCGTCAAGATCGACGAGTCCCTCATCGAGCGCTCCGGGAGCGGGAGCCTCGCGAGTTCGGGGAGCGTCGAATCGACCCGCTCGACTGCTTCGAGCACCCCGCGACGCACGGGTTCGACGGGCTCCTCGGCGTCGGCTCGATCGACCGACGGCTTCAGCACGCCCGCCCTCCTCGGGGCCGCGGCCGTGGTCGTGATCGTCGGTATCGTCCTGCTCTTCCTCTCGGACGTCGTGGCGGTCTACATCGGCGCGCTCGCGGTGCTCGTCGGCGTCATCGCGGCCGCCTATCTCGTGCTCTACTGA
- a CDS encoding methytransferase partner Trm112 — protein MKESLMEIIRCPMDKQELELEPIQESDDEVLEGRLVCTECGEEYPIEEGIPNLLPPDMRDDAPA, from the coding sequence ATGAAGGAGTCGTTGATGGAGATCATCCGGTGTCCGATGGACAAGCAGGAACTCGAACTCGAACCCATCCAGGAGTCCGACGACGAGGTGCTCGAGGGCCGTCTCGTCTGCACCGAGTGCGGCGAGGAGTACCCGATCGAGGAGGGCATCCCGAACCTCCTGCCGCCGGACATGCGCGACGACGCACCGGCGTAG
- the citZ gene encoding citrate synthase translates to MADDLQKGLDEVLVAESSLSYIDGDAGQLVYHGYDIKDLAREASFEEVLYLLWNDELPERDELDSFVEELSAEYAVDEGVITTLEDLVAADERPMAAVRTAVSMLSAYDGDAEPGDIDAIRHQGLQIAAQFPTILAAYDRLRNGEEPVEPNEELSYAANFLYMLHGEEPDDVAAETFDMALILHADHGLNASTFTSMVIASTLADTYSSVTGGISALSGSLHGGANQDVMEVLLELDESGQDPTEWIAEQIDDGRRIPGWGHRVYNVKDPRAEILTEKSEDLGNASGEKKWYDYAAAIEEYLTEEEDFPSKGLAPNVDFYSGTVYYQLGIPLDMYTPIFAMSRTAGWVGHILEYQTDNRLIRPRARYVGPQDEEFVPIDER, encoded by the coding sequence ATGGCAGACGACCTCCAGAAGGGGCTCGATGAGGTTCTCGTGGCCGAATCCTCGTTGAGTTACATCGACGGTGACGCCGGACAGCTGGTCTATCACGGCTACGATATCAAGGACCTCGCGCGCGAGGCGAGTTTCGAGGAGGTCCTCTACTTGCTCTGGAACGACGAGCTCCCCGAGCGCGACGAGCTGGACTCGTTCGTCGAGGAGCTCTCGGCGGAGTACGCCGTCGACGAGGGCGTGATCACGACGCTCGAAGACCTCGTGGCGGCGGACGAACGCCCGATGGCGGCGGTTCGGACCGCGGTGTCGATGCTCTCGGCCTACGACGGCGACGCCGAACCCGGCGACATCGACGCGATCCGACACCAGGGGCTCCAGATCGCCGCGCAGTTCCCGACGATCCTCGCGGCCTACGACCGCCTCCGCAACGGCGAGGAGCCCGTGGAACCCAACGAGGAGCTCTCGTACGCAGCGAACTTCCTCTACATGCTCCACGGCGAGGAGCCCGACGACGTCGCCGCCGAGACGTTCGACATGGCGTTGATCCTCCACGCCGACCACGGCCTCAACGCCTCGACGTTCACTTCGATGGTGATCGCGAGCACGCTCGCCGACACCTACAGCTCGGTGACCGGCGGGATCTCGGCGCTCTCGGGGTCGCTCCACGGCGGCGCGAACCAGGACGTGATGGAGGTCCTGCTCGAACTCGACGAGAGCGGTCAGGACCCCACCGAGTGGATCGCCGAACAGATCGACGACGGCCGCCGTATCCCCGGCTGGGGCCACCGCGTCTACAACGTCAAGGACCCGCGCGCCGAGATCCTGACCGAGAAGTCAGAGGACCTCGGTAACGCCTCCGGCGAGAAGAAGTGGTACGACTACGCCGCCGCCATCGAGGAGTACCTCACCGAGGAGGAGGACTTCCCGAGCAAGGGCCTCGCGCCCAACGTCGACTTTTATTCAGGAACTGTCTACTACCAGCTCGGCATCCCGCTCGACATGTACACCCCGATCTTCGCGATGAGCCGGACCGCGGGCTGGGTCGGCCACATCCTCGAATACCAGACCGACAACCGCCTCATCCGCCCGCGCGCCCGATACGTCGGCCCCCAGGACGAGGAGTTCGTCCCGATCGACGAGCGATAA
- a CDS encoding potassium channel family protein, translating to MAREVDYEPRSVKRLLAEMKDIAELMIDLSYSAVLLDSDEVAEEVLQLESEMDVLQLRTHMSLLMASRTPDDAEALAPVLGIVGATEKVSDATGDIAKVVLEDIRLPDAIRAALPEAVETLVRARVDPDSRFVGETLGGLNLETETGVRTIAIRRAGEWILNPDRETQLEPADVVLFRGPDEGVAGVYQSTTGEAYLPPDPPEPHTPDLERAMDSVVLMKNMSELAVDLAYGAVLFDSEALAEEVLNLEAEVDALQSRFEAWTLRAAGRVEDPVSLRGLVHLARSTEVISDAALEISEGVLRGIASHPVIAEAVSESDEVLVRERIAAGGDLDGTTLGEAMVKTETGMRVIAVRRAGGERTTDERDDWVVSPGPNTELRAENVLLAKGPRTGADRLREACGETSNTQ from the coding sequence ATGGCACGCGAGGTCGACTACGAGCCGCGCAGCGTCAAGCGACTCCTCGCGGAGATGAAGGACATCGCCGAGCTCATGATCGACCTGTCGTACTCGGCGGTGCTCCTCGACAGCGACGAGGTCGCCGAGGAGGTCCTCCAGCTCGAATCCGAGATGGACGTCCTCCAGCTCAGAACCCACATGAGCCTGCTGATGGCCTCGCGCACCCCCGACGACGCCGAGGCGCTCGCCCCGGTGTTGGGGATCGTGGGCGCGACCGAGAAGGTCTCCGACGCGACCGGCGACATCGCGAAGGTCGTCCTCGAGGACATCCGGCTACCCGACGCGATCCGGGCGGCGCTCCCCGAGGCGGTCGAGACCCTCGTGCGCGCCCGCGTCGACCCCGACTCCCGGTTCGTCGGGGAGACCCTCGGCGGGCTGAACCTCGAAACCGAGACGGGGGTCAGGACCATCGCGATCCGGCGGGCCGGCGAGTGGATCCTGAACCCGGACCGCGAAACACAACTCGAACCCGCCGACGTCGTGCTGTTCCGAGGACCGGACGAGGGGGTCGCGGGGGTCTATCAGAGCACCACCGGCGAGGCCTACCTCCCACCGGACCCGCCCGAACCCCACACCCCGGACCTCGAACGCGCGATGGACTCGGTGGTGTTGATGAAGAACATGAGCGAGCTCGCGGTGGACCTCGCCTACGGCGCGGTGCTGTTCGACAGCGAGGCCCTCGCCGAGGAGGTCCTGAACCTCGAAGCCGAGGTCGACGCGCTCCAGTCGCGGTTCGAGGCCTGGACCCTCCGGGCGGCGGGCCGGGTCGAGGACCCGGTGTCCCTGCGGGGGCTGGTCCACCTCGCCCGAAGCACCGAGGTGATCTCCGACGCCGCCCTGGAGATCAGTGAGGGGGTCCTCCGCGGGATCGCCTCGCATCCGGTGATCGCCGAGGCCGTCAGCGAGTCCGACGAGGTGCTCGTCCGCGAGCGGATCGCGGCGGGGGGCGACCTCGACGGTACGACGCTCGGGGAGGCGATGGTGAAGACCGAGACCGGGATGCGGGTGATCGCGGTCCGGCGGGCAGGCGGAGAGCGCACGACCGACGAGCGCGACGACTGGGTGGTCTCGCCGGGGCCGAACACCGAGCTCCGGGCGGAGAACGTCCTGCTGGCGAAGGGGCCGCGAACCGGGGCTGACCGGCTTCGTGAGGCCTGTGGGGAGACGTCGAACACTCAGTAG
- a CDS encoding DUF7536 family protein, with protein MADAPDRPPTTEFLAALSVARNAKIGLAVGVALAVLAYVYRVFALAGPTADTRGSPVLFALLAVTLALAAAAVVAVGLTLVSAYRLAHEG; from the coding sequence GTGGCAGACGCACCCGACCGCCCCCCGACCACGGAGTTCCTCGCGGCGCTCTCGGTCGCGCGCAACGCCAAGATCGGGCTCGCGGTCGGGGTCGCGCTCGCGGTTCTCGCCTACGTCTATCGGGTGTTCGCGCTCGCCGGCCCGACCGCCGACACCCGTGGCTCGCCCGTACTGTTCGCCCTCCTCGCCGTGACCCTCGCCCTCGCCGCCGCCGCGGTCGTCGCGGTCGGGCTGACGTTGGTGTCGGCCTACCGCCTCGCTCACGAGGGGTGA
- a CDS encoding succinylglutamate desuccinylase/aspartoacylase family protein encodes MTSLGTASAAPGEVDTGRLSVGESRDGADVGLPVCVINGADDGKTLYLQAASDGDELNGVGVIRRLVPQLDPAAIDGTILIVGIVNVHGFRVAEHRNPIDDTKLNRAYPGDNRGTSSERIAATTFDIATSADLVLDLHQGSTSRMIRETRVRCGPRHRLHDACLDLAKTFDCGYVLDQKGPDGQLARAGPDEGVPTIDPELGGSVGFDEKSVEVGVRGVKNVLREYGFVEGTASAGEQVRATGFEQYGASAGGLVEFLVDLGDRVERGDRLFRITDAFGGVKAEATADAAGVFWRTRRLPQVATGEYVCSVGTDLDTY; translated from the coding sequence ATGACGAGCCTCGGAACCGCGAGCGCCGCTCCCGGCGAGGTCGACACCGGTCGGCTGTCGGTCGGCGAGAGTCGCGACGGTGCGGACGTCGGTCTCCCCGTCTGTGTTATCAACGGTGCCGACGACGGCAAGACCCTCTATCTCCAAGCCGCGAGCGACGGCGACGAACTCAACGGCGTCGGGGTCATCCGACGGCTCGTCCCCCAGCTCGACCCGGCGGCGATCGACGGGACGATCCTGATCGTGGGAATCGTCAACGTCCACGGTTTCCGGGTGGCCGAACATCGAAACCCGATCGACGACACCAAGCTCAACCGGGCGTATCCGGGCGACAACCGGGGGACCTCCTCCGAACGCATCGCCGCCACCACGTTCGACATCGCGACCAGCGCCGACCTCGTGCTCGACCTCCACCAGGGGTCGACCAGTCGGATGATCCGCGAGACCAGGGTGCGGTGCGGCCCGCGCCACCGGCTCCACGACGCGTGTCTCGACCTCGCGAAGACGTTCGACTGCGGCTACGTCCTCGACCAGAAGGGGCCCGACGGTCAGCTCGCCCGTGCCGGGCCTGACGAGGGGGTGCCGACCATCGACCCCGAACTCGGCGGCTCCGTGGGCTTCGACGAGAAGAGCGTCGAGGTCGGGGTCCGGGGCGTGAAGAACGTCCTCCGGGAGTACGGGTTCGTGGAGGGGACGGCGAGCGCCGGGGAGCAGGTCCGGGCGACCGGCTTCGAGCAGTACGGCGCGTCCGCGGGCGGATTGGTCGAGTTCCTCGTCGACCTCGGCGACCGGGTCGAGCGCGGGGACCGGTTGTTCCGGATCACCGACGCGTTCGGCGGGGTGAAGGCCGAGGCGACCGCCGACGCCGCGGGCGTGTTCTGGCGTACCCGCCGGCTCCCGCAGGTCGCCACCGGCGAGTACGTCTGCTCGGTCGGGACCGACCTCGACACCTACTGA